In Aspergillus nidulans FGSC A4 chromosome II, the genomic stretch GATGCGAACGAGGCCACCATgtacgatgatgaagaagaactggatgaagacgagggccAAGTGACTGGCCTCATGCATGCCGCTGCGATTAACGATGACGACTACATTAACATCACACCTCCTCATGCTTGATACCCCTACAAACTGCTTCCAGCGTGTGACTTTTTCGTCGGTATTGTTTCTCATCCGTTCTCTAGCATGATTTATCTTTCCCAAGTCTGTTCAGCATGTCTTATTATCATGGTTGTTATCTCTATTTCTGGTTGGATTTTAGCCGGAACAagcatcgccttcttcaactgGCGCTTTCCTGTTATCTGGTTATTGCATTGGTAGCGGTTACACGGGGTCTCCTATCTTACTTATTATCATTTGTCAGCCGTGAGTATATTGTTGACGATGGCACATATGAAGATTCTATACTGGAAACTGGCTGGCCACCGACAAGTGGTTGCAAGTAGACATCCATCGGTATCCCATTTCAATTCAATTATAGATTTGCTGCATAGCAATATATTGTAGCAATTTTGAGAATATTCCGTGTTTGGTGCAGTCCTATCGTTGGTGTACCGTCGGGTCCCGTGCGGCCCCCGCTGCTTCCCGCCTCTGTCTtgtctcgtcttctccgcaccttgctcaagctcaagctctctCTGTCTAGAGACTTCGTCCGCCAGGCTCAGGCTCCCGAACCCGGAGTCAAGACGATGGACCAAACTAAACCACCTCGGAGGAATCCATTAGCTTTCACTCCTTGGCCCGTCACGCTGATCACCGCAGTCGTGTATCTAGCTTTCGTAATCCCGCTGCTAGTCATTCACCATGTCGTTCCATCCGCACCCACCTCGAGTCCCGATGGTCTGAATATTACCGAAGCTTGGAACGACCTTCAAGTCCTCACTGCAGGCTACCGCCCGTATAACTCCCGCCAGAACGACAAAATTCATGATTGGTTGCTGCACCGCATCAACGAGATCCTGGGCGCAGCGCCACCCGCGACTACTGACGAAAAGAAACCTGACGttttcgtcttcgacgaCACGCGCTCAAACCTGACATTCGCCCGCGACAATCTTGCTGTATACTTTGAAGGGACCAATATACTTGTGTATATCCgcggcgaagatgacgaccaGGAACAATGGTGGGAGTTGCCGGAGGGAAGTCCGAAGGGCAAAGGAGGTGTACTGGTGAACGCCCACTACGACAGTGTCTCGACGGGTTACGGTGCTACAGATGATGGGGTTGGTGTTGTGACTTGTCTGCAGCTGGTCAAATACTTCACGACTCCGAAAAATGCGCCCCGAAAGGGACTGGTGGTGTTGTTCAAcaatggcgaggaagacttCCTGAACGGCGCCCGCGTATATAGCCAGCATCCGTTATCGAGGTTTCCGCATACATTCCTCAACTTGGAGGGCGCGGGCGCTGGCGGACGCGCGGTGCTCTTCCGCAGTTCCGATGCAGAGGTCGCTGCGTCTTACATGCGATCGAAACATCCGTTTGGGTCTGTACTAGGCTCAGATGGCTTCAAGGCGGGCCTCATTCGAAGCCAGACCGATTATGTTGTGTTTGAGGGTGATATGGGGCTCCGCGGACTTGATGTCGCATTCCTCGAACCGAGAGCTCGATATCATACGGACCAGGATGATACTAGGCATACTAGCAAAGATTCCTTGTGGCACATGTTGTCGACCGCTGTCGCGACTACAGAGGACCTTGTGTCTGACACAAGCGATCGCTTTGATGGGCCCGCGAGGAATGATCACAAGATAGCGAGTGGAACAGGACACCAGGCTGTTTGGTTCGATCTCTATGGAAGCACCTTTGTGCTCTTCCGCCTACATACTCTATTTGCGTTGTCGGTCACCCTCCTAGTGGTCGCGCCTATCGTTCTACTTTTAACAAGCATTATCCTAACCAAAGTGGATAAGATGTATCTCTTTAGGACTTCAATTCGGCCCGAGGGTAGTCTGGAAGTCCTTCCTCTATACGGCGACCGCGGTGTCATCAGGTATCCATTCCTTCTCGGAATCCCTACCGCTGTTACCATAGGCCTGGCGTACTTGCTCACTAAGTTCAATCCGTACATTGTTCACAGCAGTCAATACGCGGTCTGGAGTATGATGGTGTCTGTTTGGATATTCTTGGCCTGGTTCGTATCCCGCGTGGCTGACTTTGCTCGGCCATCTGCGTTCCATCGCGTCTATACATTAACTTGGACCTTTGTTGTCATGTGGGTTCTTCAGGTCATCGCTACGGTCTACCAGGACCGTTGGGCCTTGGGGGGCAGTtacttcatcttctttgcatATGCAGGAACGTTCCTGGCTACGTGGATCTCGTAtcttgagctcttcgctCTGCCGCGGAAGTCCGAATATGCTAACCACTTACGGCCTGTGTCGAGGCATGCCAGCAGCCATAGTAGCAGGCGGGGACTgtctgaggaggatgaggaggatgaggatgaagcgCCGACGGAGTCGACGTCACTGCTGGGAAGTCGGCAGCGAACCACATTTGCAAACTACGTTCGAGTGAACGCGGACACCGCGGACCTCTCAGATAGCGAGGAGCATACGCAGGATGTCAATGTGTATGGTCTTGAGCAACGATGGAGCGCTTCTCTGCCTAAATGGCTATGGCTGCTGCAATTCCTCCTCGCGGCTCCTATCGTTCTCATTCTGGTCGGGCCTATAGCCTTGCTGCTAACTGGTTCCCTCCATCAGACGGGACAGGATGGGAGCTCTTCGCTGTTCATTTACATTGCCATTGTGGCACTTACAACACTTCTCTTGTCTCCGATGCTACCGTTTGTTCATCGTTGCACCTATCATATTCCGCTCTTCATGCTAGCCGTATTCGCCGGGACGTTGATCTACAACCTTGTTGCTTTTCCGTTCTCCGATTCCAACAGACTCAAGCTATTCTTTATCCAAGAGGTCGATCTCGATACTGGTCTAAATACTGCTTCATTGACGGGAGTTCAACCGTTTGTGCACGATGTCGCGGTTGGCTTACCTAGTGCGGCAGGCCAAAATGTCACTTGTGGCCCTTTTGGCGACAGGTTCAAGTGCTCCTGGACTGGAATTCCTCCACACGTCCTCACAGAAGACAAACCTGTAGAGGAATGGCTCTCATTCGAGGTTTCCCGGTCTATTGATAAACCCCGCCACGCTCAACTCCAGATCTCCGGCCAAAACACCCGTGCGTGCAAGGTCGTCTTTGACTCTCCTATCAAGAACTTTCATGTTGCCGGCTCTGCGTACGATCCTCGCTTCCCGCATACTTATGCCAAGGGAATCAAGGAGATTCGCCTTTGGAGCCGTGTATGGGATAATACTTGGACGGTGGACGTGGAGTGGTTTAACCCAGACAGCTCGTCAGATCACAGTAAAACTTCTGGTTCCCTCACCGGGCAAGTTGTCTGCCTCTGGAGCGATTATAACCAACCCGGTACCATTCCAGCTCTCGACGAGGTGCGACAGTATGGTCCTGCTTGGATAGGTGTTAGTAAATTGGCCGACGGGCTCGTGGAGGGTCGCAAGTCTTTCGAAATCGCCTAGCTTGCCCTGGTGCTTATTTATTCTAACGTCGACAACGGTACCATCGGACGGATTGAATTTTTTTAGGCGTTTAGGATGCGAGCTACGATTTATGTTTCTACCTTTCCTTGTCTGTTAGTCCGACTCCTTGCTGGGAGTATCTTAACAATATAGCGGCTCCATTACATTTCATGTTTGCATTCGGCGCGGATGGACGCCGAAACATTTGCCGTCCAACTAGGTCCTGCGACAGTAGTAAATACCCAGATGCCTTACAGCTGGTTTGTGTTAGGTCACTTCAATGCAAGGTATTGATCACTCTGTGGTACCTTGGTAGAGTGACCACTCTAAATTCATTCTCCCAAACCTGGTTTACCGTACTACAGTTTGAATGTGGAGACCTGTGAGCGCGACGTCGAAATTGGCCTTCTGAAGCTATAAACGGCCGCCTTGTCACCTATGAATCCCATCAGTAACCCGTTGATTCGGTCTTCTATTACTTGCTCCGCACCATCGTTCTGTATCGGTGAAGCATTGTCTAGTCACCTGAGGTGCTCAACCTCAGCTAGTGGCATACGAGCTCAACATCCGAGTATATGTTACTAAATTTACTTGATGGGAGATGAAGATAATACCTTTTCGCAAGACCAACTCAATGCTGGCCGGAAGACTCTCAGCTGTCTCTAGGAGATTATTTGCTGGGTGTAATAAGTGCTTACCAGCAGAATTTCAGAAGGACGAACTGCTATCTATGAATGAGGGCGCTAGAGGTACAATTGTGAATTTCTTATCAAAACGGAAGTATCAAGAAATTGAGATCCTTCCAACCGTAGCAATCCACGTGATCAAATATAAGGTTGGGTACGAAGGTGAAATATGAATGGAAAGTCGAATCGAGTGTTGGCATTGAGATGGGAGCTGCAGTTAAGAAGACTGGGATTTGGTAATCAAGGGGTGTCGGTGGTGATTGAGCAAGACAGAAAACTAGACATGAGAAAGATGGGAACCGTATGGATGATatctgctggagaaggtCTTTCTAGTTGGGAAGGCTTGGATCTCGTTCAAAGCAGGAATTCTACGAATGAAGCTGTATCTTCTACATCATTATGTCTATAAATATATCTTTTGCGGTAAACCAACAGCTTGCATGAGACCACCCCCCATTTACCCCGGGCGATATTAGTGATTTACAAATTCTGGACATAGAAGAACAAATTTTCCTAAGTGTGTTAATAAATATTTTATATAAGAATTGCATGTTATGCTAGAAATAGGACCATTTTGGAGTGTTCGAGGTCACGGGGCTGTGGAATGCTTGGTACAGTGAAACATTCACTTGGAATTATGTCATACTGCCATCAGGAGGCTGGGGAAGTGTATCCGGCCAGGGCTCCAGAAGACCCATGGATAGATACATTATCTTGTTCCAGACTGACCGGATCCCTGGGAACACCTTGACTGTCAGTAATACTATAATGGGATTGGGTTTGTAGCTTCCTGATCAGCAGCCCTAGTCCTCACTTGCGATGGTTGCTGGTCAACGAGCGTCTCTCCCTTAAATTCTTGATACATATAATGGCGGCCTGGGGCGGCAGAATCCACTTTACGACGCTCTGTTCCTGACATGGAGCCTATATCTTCCTTATCACCCTCGAAGTGGATACCCAGGTCATGGAGTAAAGAGACGCATCACTCGATGAAATAGAGACATTGTCAGGGGATCTGGAGGGGGCTTTCTGAGCCCATAATCTGGGCACAACAAAGCAGCTTCTTAGTGCAAATGGGAGAAGTCCAGAGCGGCCGCAATTTTCCGTGGGACGTTTTCTAGGACATTGGGATTAGCCACATAACAAAAGACCCAAAATGACACTGGACCCTCGAGTTTGTCCAAAATAACATGTAGCCCTTGTAGCACCACAGTGCGTCGCGGGGTGCCCTCGCTGAAATTCCTATCGTAGGTGCTGGTTGGAACGGTGGTTTTGCGAGTGGGGAGCCATCTACTATATACTGGTATATCTTCCATCCCTGAAGGTTAATTGTTAGCGCCCTCCATTATATCCATCCCGATATGAGTTAAGAGTTGAGATACAGATTGAAAGGGATATTATAGCTGTATAATAGAGTATGTAGTGGGTACTTTCTCGAGTCAGTCGATCAGCGGAGATGACTTGAGCTAGGTAGAAGTAGATTAGTGTCACCACACGCTCGCGATCAGTACTTGGACATCCGTTGTCGTTATCACTGCACCAATACAGCTATTAATAAGCTATGCTGAGGATCTAGCTCACCTAACCTGACTTTATTGACTCGCGCTGGGATGGTATACTATGGCGCCGTCTACGTTATTGTAGCATTGTGTCAACACATATGATTAGGCTGTGACGTATGTTTAGAATAGCTAGTAATAATCTGTCTTGCTGACATATCTACGGCGCTCTTATACATGCAAGATTCATCTTCAGAACAACATCACGCAATCTTTTTGGTTTGTCTTGCGAGACGAGCTCAGTGTGTGCGGAAagactgcggctgctgcaggatgcgCCTATGTTGTGATTACTGGCCGGGTGACGCCGACATCAACTGAAAATGGCGGTGGTGGACAATATGGTGTATCGGGCAGCTATGCCAAAAGCGATAAAACTAACCAGAAGAGAGGAACCGCAGGTTCTCACTTTATGTTTCGATTCCATGCGATGAACTGAGATGTCATCTTTCCAATTCCCCTCCCTGCGTTTCATCAAGGATCGGTCCGGTCCATTTCGTACTGATTCGGGGTGATATACATTCAATGATTATCTGGCGCGATATAAGCATTAAGATATTGTTCCGCTGTTTCCGTTGGCAATATGCAATTGCAACGTCCATGACGCTTGAGGGCCAGATTAactggagttggagttggatttGAATCAAGTGTTACCGTCGATGCTCAAGTCGAGGCTGgtactttttctttcttttcttgcgAGTTGTAATGTGCTAATGCTGATGGTGTGAGGCCGTAATCTCATTGCTCATTAATCGTAAGAAGTATTTGGTGAATAGGATGTGGATGTGAACGTTGATGTGGATGTAGATTGAGTGGCTAGGTTAGGGACCACTAGGGCACGCTCTGCTTCACCTTGTACTTGCCGATCTTCTGAAATACGAAGTCGGCAAGCGCTGAGAAGATTCGGTGAAGTCTCGCTCGGAACATGGAGGATTGTTCGTCTGTGTTTCGCCGCTGAGGGCGTGCGAGATATCGGAGTGGCCTGTTCCTGATTCGCGAGTGAGGCTTGAGTGTTCGAACATGGCGATGTCGACGTCAACCTCGTCCATGAACGGGTGACAGCGTTGTCGGTTAGTCGGAGTCGCGTGCGTAAGATCTGAAGTGACCCGTGTGGCGTCGACAAAATCTGGAAACTCCGGGGGCGAACCGGTCACAGATTCTTGTTTCCATATATGGctgcggacgaggaagacg encodes the following:
- a CDS encoding M28 family metallopeptidase (transcript_id=CADANIAT00004465), with translation MDQTKPPRRNPLAFTPWPVTLITAVVYLAFVIPLLVIHHVVPSAPTSSPDGLNITEAWNDLQVLTAGYRPYNSRQNDKIHDWLLHRINEILGAAPPATTDEKKPDVFVFDDTRSNLTFARDNLAVYFEGTNILVYIRGEDDDQEQWWELPEGSPKGKGGVLVNAHYDSVSTGYGATDDGVGVVTCLQLVKYFTTPKNAPRKGLVVLFNNGEEDFLNGARVYSQHPLSRFPHTFLNLEGAGAGGRAVLFRSSDAEVAASYMRSKHPFGSVLGSDGFKAGLIRSQTDYVVFEGDMGLRGLDVAFLEPRARYHTDQDDTRHTSKDSLWHMLSTAVATTEDLVSDTSDRFDGPARNDHKIASGTGHQAVWFDLYGSTFVLFRLHTLFALSVTLLVVAPIVLLLTSIILTKVDKMYLFRTSIRPEGSLEVLPLYGDRGVIRYPFLLGIPTAVTIGLAYLLTKFNPYIVHSSQYAVWSMMVSVWIFLAWFVSRVADFARPSAFHRVYTLTWTFVVMWVLQVIATVYQDRWALGGSYFIFFAYAGTFLATWISYLELFALPRKSEYANHLRPVSRHASSHSSRRGLSEEDEEDEDEAPTESTSLLGSRQRTTFANYVRVNADTADLSDSEEHTQDVNVYGLEQRWSASLPKWLWLLQFLLAAPIVLILVGPIALLLTGSLHQTGQDGSSSLFIYIAIVALTTLLLSPMLPFVHRCTYHIPLFMLAVFAGTLIYNLVAFPFSDSNRLKLFFIQEVDLDTGLNTASLTGVQPFVHDVAVGLPSAAGQNVTCGPFGDRFKCSWTGIPPHVLTEDKPVEEWLSFEVSRSIDKPRHAQLQISGQNTRACKVVFDSPIKNFHVAGSAYDPRFPHTYAKGIKEIRLWSRVWDNTWTVDVEWFNPDSSSDHSKTSGSLTGQVVCLWSDYNQPGTIPALDEVRQYGPAWIGVSKLADGLVEGRKSFEIA